One Lagopus muta isolate bLagMut1 chromosome 10, bLagMut1 primary, whole genome shotgun sequence DNA segment encodes these proteins:
- the SV2B gene encoding synaptic vesicle glycoprotein 2B: MDDGYRNTNLYQGGRETNQVSDDYRYQDGNYEGYAPNDGYYRGGDEPTHEEDAQSDVTEGHDEDDEVYEGEYQGIPHPDDIKAKQKKRAPAMDDEYRDRADLMAERMEDEEQLAHQYENIIEECGHGRFQWTLFFVLGLALMADGVELFVVGFVLPSAEKDMCLSSSNKGMLGLIVYLGMMVGAVMLGGLADKLGRKKCLIISLAINAAFAFLSSFVQGYGFFLFCRLISGLGIGGSLPIVFAYFSEFLSREKRGEHLSWLCMFWMIGGIFASAMAWSIIPHYGWGFSMGTKYHFHSWRVFVLVCSLPCIASLVALKFMPESPRFLLEMGKHDEAWMILKQVHDTNMRAKGEPERVFTVSYIKTPKQVDEFIEIQSSTGTWYQRWLVRITTTFKQVWDNVLYCLTAQYRMNTLMLAVVWFTMALSYYGLIVWFPDMIRYLQEEAYESRVKVFDEEEVSHFTFNFTLENQIHRNGEYRNDKFIGMKFKEVRFEDSLFEECYFEDVTSSETFFENCTIISTVFYNTDLYEHKFINCRLINTTFMKEKEGCHLDFEEDNDFLIYLVSFLGSLSVLPGNIISALLMDKIGRIKMIGGSMLISAVCCFFLFFGNSESAMIGWQCLFCGASIAAWNALDVITVELYPTDKRATAFGILNGLCKFGAILGNSIFASFVGITKVVPILLASSALVGGGLLALRLPETRDQVLM; this comes from the exons ATGGATGATGGATACAGAAACACAAACCTCTACCAAGGGGGAAGGGAGACAAACCAAGTCTCAGATGATTACAGGTACCAGGATGGTAACTACGAGGGATACGCACCCAATGATGGCTACTACCGTGGTGGGGATGAACCCACTCATGAAGAAGATGCCCAGAGTGATGTTACAGAAGGCcatgatgaagatgatgaggtCTATGAGGGGGAATACCAAGGAATCCCGCACCCAGATGACATTAAAGCCAAGCAGAAGAAGCGAGCTCCTGCCATGGATGATGAGTACAGAGACCGTGCTGACCTTATGGCAGAGAGGATGGAGGATGAGGAGCAGCTTGCCCACCAGTATGAAAACATCATTGAGGAGTGTGGCCACGGACGCTTCCAGTGGACCCTCTTCTTTGTTTTAGGGTTGGCGCTGATGGCAGATGGGGTGGAGCTGTTTGTGGTTGGATTTGTTCTGCCCAGTGCTGAGAAGGATATGTGCTTGTCCAGTTCAAACAAAGGCATGCTAG GTCTGATAGTCTACCTGGGAATGATGGTGGGGGCTGTCATGCTGGGTGGCCTCGCTGATaaactgggaagaaagaaatgcctcATCATATCACTTGCAATCAATGCTGCCTTCGCCTTCCTGTCCTCTTTTGTCCAGGGATACggattcttccttttctgccgCCTTATCTCAGGCCTCGG TATTGGGGGATCCCTCCCCATCGTGTTTGCCTATTTCTCTGAATTCCTGTCTCGTGAGAAGAGGGGTGAGCACCTGAGCTGGCTGTGCATGTTCTGGATGATCGGTGGTATTTTTGCTTCAGCAATGGCGTGGAGCATCATCCCACATTACG GCTGGGGGTTCAGTATGGGAACCAAGTACCACTTCCACAGCTGGAGAGTCTTTGTTCTggtctgctccctgccctgtaTCGCCTCCTTGGTAGCACTGAAGTTCATGCCTGAAAGCCCGCGGTTCTTGCTGGAG ATGGGTAAGCATGATGAAGCCTGGATGATCCTCAAGCAAGTTCATGACACCAACATGCGGGCCAAGGGTGAGCCAGAGAGAGTGTTTACG gTTTCTTATATCAAAACTCCAAAGCAAGTTGATGAGTTCATTGAAATTCAAAGCTCAACAGGGACTTGGTACCAGCGGTGGCTGGTCAGAATCACAACCACCTTCAAACAG GTCTGGGACAACGTGCTATATTGTTTAACAGCCCAGTACAGGATGAACACGCTGATGCTGGCTGTGGTTTGGTTTACTATGGCCTTAAG TTACTATGGCCTTATTGTCTGGTTCCCCGACATGATCCGCTATCTCCAAGAAGAGGCCTATGAGTCCCGAGTGAAGGTCTTTGATGAGGAAGAAGTGTCACACTTCACCTTTAATTTCACCCTGGAAAACCAGATCCATAGAAACGGGGAATACAGAAATGATAA ATTTATTGGCATGAAATTCAAGGAGGTGAGATTTGAGGATTCGTTATTTGAAGAATGCTACTTTGAGGACGTGACATCCAGTGAAACCTTCTTTGAAAACTGCACCATCATCTCTACTGTCTTTTACAACACTG ATCTCTACGAACACAAATTCATCAACTGCAGGCTGATAAACACCACGTTcatgaaggagaaggaaggctgCCATCTGGACTTTGAGGAGGACAATGATTTCTTGATCTACTTAGTCAGCTTCCTTGGCAGCCTGTCTGTGCTGCCGGGAAACATCATCTCTGCACTGCTTATGGACAAAATAGGGAGGATAAAGATGATCG GTGGCTCAATGCTGatctctgcagtgtgctgcttctttctcttctttggcAACAGCGAATCGGCGATGATCGGCTGGCAGTGCCTCTTCTGCGGGGCCAGCATCGCCGCCTGGAACGCCCTGGATGTGATCACTGTAGAGCTCTACCCCACGGATAAAAG GGCAACAGCCTTTGGCATCCTCAATGGGCTTTGCAAGTTTGGTGCCATCCTGGGGAACTCAATCTTTGCCTCCTTTGTAGGGATAACCAAGGTGGTTCCCATCCTTCTGGCTTCCTCTGCTCTGGTTGGAGGTGGCCTGCTCGCTTTGCGCCTCCCAGAGACTCGAGACCAGGTCCTGATGTGA